The segment GCTTCATCTGGCTAACCGCCCGCGAAGAAACCATCGCACAGGCAAACCCGGAAGGCATGGGAGACACGACGCGTGACGAACTTCTTGCATTCACCACCCCGAATGTCAGCGTCACAATGGACGGCGAAAAGGATTTCACCTTCGACAAGGAATTCTTCCTGCTGTTCAACAAGGACATGGATCCGGAACAGATTGCCACGATCGACAAGGCTCTGACCGAAATCTTTGCTGCGGGCGAGATTCAGGAAACCCAAAAGGCATCCTTCTTTATCCCGAACTTCAAACCGTCGGCAGAAGCCACGGAATATCTGAAGGCAAAGCGTGAAGATTACCGTCACATCATCGACGCAATCGCCACGAACTAAGACCATCATCCGGCCCGGACATTGTTTCGGGCCGGTTTCGCCTGCCCTGCCCGGCCAGAAACACCGAACCTAATCGGAATTTCGCATTTTGCCGCAGCTGTCCCAACATGGATGGAAAGACAGGCGAAATAAGGAGGCGTCCCATGTCCCAAGACTCCCTGCTTGGTGTGTCGATCAATTTCGATACATCACACACCGTTTTCCCGACCATCATTGCCGTCATCCTAGGCATCCTTTTTGTTGCCATCCTTGTGACGCGCGGCAAGACCATGCTGGTCGCGGTTGGCAATGGCCCTTGGTGGCCTGTTGGCATAGACCATATGCGGTTTTTCGGAACGATTGCCGGAACCGTCGTCTATTTTCTGGCGATGCCTGCGGTTGGTGATCTGTTTCCCAATACCGGCCTTGGATTTTACCTGTGCTCGATCCCGTATCTGTTTGGCATGAGCGTGCTGTATCTGCATGAACGTGGGCGCAAACAGCTTTTGATCGCGGGACTGAATGCGATCATCGCGCCGAGCCTTGTCTGGTACATCCTGTCCGAACTTTTCAATATCTCGCTGCCATAGGTCCTGAACCAAGGCGCGGATTGACCCAAGAGATTTATCATGGATCTTCTTTCCATCCTGACACCGCTGTTCTTTACGCTTGTTGCCGTTGGCACGGTGATCGGCATCATCTTTGGCGCGATCCCCGGCATGACAGCGACCATGGCGGTTGCAGTCTGTTTGCCGCTGACCTATTCACTTGGGCTTGAAAACGGCCTGGCACTTTTGCTTGGCCTTTATGTCGGGGGAATTTCCGGCGGGCTTGTCCCGGCGATCCTGCTCAATATCCCTGGTACACCTTCATCGATCACGACTACGCTTGACGG is part of the Thalassospira lucentensis genome and harbors:
- a CDS encoding tripartite tricarboxylate transporter TctB family protein, translating into MSQDSLLGVSINFDTSHTVFPTIIAVILGILFVAILVTRGKTMLVAVGNGPWWPVGIDHMRFFGTIAGTVVYFLAMPAVGDLFPNTGLGFYLCSIPYLFGMSVLYLHERGRKQLLIAGLNAIIAPSLVWYILSELFNISLP